A stretch of Synergistaceae bacterium DZ-S4 DNA encodes these proteins:
- a CDS encoding branched-chain amino acid ABC transporter permease has translation MFKEKSDKLWYGFLAAAVVLPFIPGVIGGSFFGHVATMILLYAAMAQSWNIISGYCGQTSFGHSVFFGIGAYGASLAVVTFESLPWYGAPLGMVVAALVSVIISYPCFKLKGHYFAIATFAIVEIFNRLFMIWDAVGGALGLDYPILPDGWKNFSWSDTKNGYYLGALAIFILVFSIVRWIERHRMGYYLRAVREGQETAESLGVNSTVVKLSAMALSASLAALCGSFFAQYNYRVDPPMVMSLDMSMKFVLITILGGLGTFWGPFLGALVLIPLQEYTRAYLSNLGAGVDLMIFGLIIIIVMIKQPLGIMGLIRYFTRKKIVREEGDA, from the coding sequence ATGTTTAAAGAAAAATCAGACAAACTCTGGTATGGATTCCTTGCTGCCGCCGTCGTGCTGCCTTTTATCCCGGGTGTCATAGGCGGATCCTTCTTCGGCCACGTCGCGACTATGATACTGCTTTATGCGGCCATGGCACAGTCCTGGAACATAATAAGCGGTTACTGCGGACAGACTTCATTCGGACACTCTGTCTTCTTCGGTATCGGTGCTTACGGGGCGTCACTGGCAGTGGTCACTTTCGAGAGCCTTCCCTGGTACGGCGCGCCGCTCGGAATGGTCGTCGCAGCTCTCGTATCAGTCATAATCAGCTATCCCTGCTTTAAGCTCAAGGGACACTACTTCGCGATAGCGACATTCGCGATCGTAGAAATATTCAACCGTCTCTTTATGATATGGGATGCTGTGGGAGGAGCATTGGGGCTTGACTATCCCATCCTTCCCGACGGATGGAAGAATTTCTCCTGGTCCGACACGAAGAACGGCTATTACCTCGGAGCGCTTGCCATATTTATCCTTGTCTTCAGTATCGTCAGGTGGATAGAGAGACACAGGATGGGATACTACCTGAGAGCCGTACGCGAAGGACAGGAGACCGCTGAATCCCTCGGAGTCAACAGCACCGTCGTTAAACTCTCTGCAATGGCCCTTTCGGCGTCTTTGGCAGCACTTTGCGGATCGTTCTTCGCCCAGTACAACTACCGCGTAGATCCGCCGATGGTAATGTCCCTTGACATGTCAATGAAATTTGTCCTGATCACTATACTTGGAGGACTTGGAACATTCTGGGGGCCGTTCCTTGGAGCACTGGTGCTTATACCTCTTCAGGAATACACCCGCGCGTACCTTTCAAATCTCGGAGCAGGCGTTGACCTGATGATATTCGGCCTGATCATAATAATCGTAATGATCAAGCAGCCTCTGGGGATCATGGGCCTGATCAGGTACTTCACAAGAAAAAAAATCGTAAGAGAAGAAGGTGACGCGTAA
- a CDS encoding branched-chain amino acid ABC transporter permease, with product MSNFLQVLIDGILSGLLYALVAAGLSMMWGVMDVINFAHGEFLMVAMYLCYWIGEILGIDPLFSWIAGGIFLFLMGALTYRLIIKNSLGKAAMAPLLATFGLSMLLKNFCMNRFTPNFRLLSGTIMEGKTFEVAGAIVSLPQLVTAIFSLVVLLGVYWLIKKTRVGWAIQATAMDKEAAELMGIDTENIYLLVFGIGGACVGVAGGLMTTYLAVHPEVGGLFSLIAFVVVALGGFGSIPGALFAALLIGLVESFAGFYVAAVVKYVAVFAIYLVVILIRPKGLFGW from the coding sequence GTGAGTAACTTTTTGCAGGTTTTAATAGACGGGATCCTCAGCGGACTCCTTTACGCGCTTGTCGCGGCGGGACTAAGCATGATGTGGGGAGTTATGGACGTCATCAACTTCGCACACGGAGAATTCCTGATGGTTGCAATGTACCTCTGCTACTGGATAGGTGAAATACTTGGAATTGACCCGCTATTCTCATGGATAGCCGGCGGAATATTCCTGTTCCTTATGGGAGCCCTGACCTACAGGCTCATAATAAAGAACAGTCTCGGAAAAGCCGCGATGGCACCGCTGCTCGCGACATTCGGCCTTTCAATGCTCCTTAAAAACTTCTGCATGAACCGCTTTACCCCCAACTTCCGTTTGCTGTCCGGAACAATAATGGAAGGCAAAACATTTGAGGTGGCAGGTGCGATCGTATCGCTGCCCCAACTTGTAACAGCCATCTTCTCATTGGTGGTCCTGCTAGGCGTCTACTGGCTCATTAAAAAGACAAGGGTGGGCTGGGCCATCCAGGCTACGGCCATGGACAAGGAAGCAGCCGAACTGATGGGGATCGACACCGAAAATATTTATCTGCTCGTCTTTGGGATCGGCGGTGCCTGTGTCGGCGTAGCGGGCGGACTTATGACTACATATCTGGCAGTTCACCCCGAAGTCGGTGGGCTCTTCAGCCTTATCGCATTTGTGGTCGTTGCGCTCGGAGGTTTCGGAAGTATTCCCGGAGCCCTCTTTGCTGCGCTGCTGATCGGGCTTGTCGAGTCCTTCGCGGGATTCTATGTGGCTGCGGTCGTTAAGTACGTGGCAGTATTTGCCATCTATCTTGTTGTAATTCTAATAAGACCTAAGGGTCTGTTCGGGTGGTGA
- a CDS encoding ABC transporter substrate-binding protein encodes MGALFPLTGPAAVSGQNCVNAVLAAADVINKANPDINAPLAAKEGLLDGYKIEIIKADHQGKPDVAKSEAERLYNQEKVFAVIGCYNSSATKPASAVAERAKKIFMCGCSSSAALTERDYKYFFRHAPTDAIESKEFVDYIEYLNKEKKAGIKTLGVIYENTEFGKHAAEEAHKAAKAIGLKVVADVPFNNGATNLNSEVQTLKAANPDAVFGAALGGDYSLWVRTMKQVNWLPKIALNYCTGYQNPAVQKELAGDGDHFMGGMGYSPALAKEFMPEAIKIEKKYYTPRSNQPFDSDSIQEGVMLFVLAQAIEKAGSLDTEKVVQLLRTEEFPSVMSLSGKVKFEPGGQNVYALSVITQIKDQDYKTVFPLKYKKSEPVFPMTPWDKR; translated from the coding sequence ATAGGCGCGCTCTTCCCCCTCACAGGTCCGGCAGCTGTTTCCGGACAGAACTGCGTCAATGCTGTTCTTGCGGCAGCAGATGTCATCAACAAAGCCAACCCGGATATCAACGCTCCTCTTGCGGCAAAGGAAGGCCTTCTGGACGGATACAAGATCGAAATAATCAAGGCCGACCACCAGGGAAAACCGGATGTCGCCAAGTCAGAAGCAGAGCGTCTTTACAACCAGGAGAAAGTCTTTGCGGTGATCGGATGCTACAACAGCTCAGCCACAAAACCGGCGAGTGCTGTTGCAGAGCGCGCAAAGAAGATTTTCATGTGCGGATGCTCGAGCTCCGCGGCTCTCACAGAGCGCGACTACAAGTACTTCTTCCGCCACGCTCCGACAGATGCGATCGAATCAAAGGAATTTGTTGATTACATCGAATATCTCAACAAAGAGAAAAAAGCAGGCATCAAGACCCTTGGAGTTATCTACGAGAACACAGAATTCGGAAAGCACGCTGCCGAAGAGGCTCACAAGGCTGCAAAGGCGATCGGTCTTAAAGTCGTAGCCGACGTTCCCTTCAACAACGGCGCAACCAACCTCAACAGCGAAGTCCAGACCCTTAAGGCTGCAAACCCCGACGCGGTCTTCGGCGCAGCACTTGGCGGCGACTACTCACTGTGGGTCCGTACGATGAAGCAGGTAAACTGGCTGCCGAAGATAGCCCTCAACTACTGCACCGGCTATCAGAACCCTGCAGTCCAGAAAGAACTTGCAGGTGACGGCGACCACTTCATGGGCGGAATGGGATATTCACCTGCACTCGCGAAGGAATTCATGCCCGAAGCGATAAAGATCGAGAAGAAATACTATACCCCAAGAAGCAACCAGCCTTTTGACAGCGACTCCATCCAGGAAGGCGTAATGCTCTTCGTGCTCGCACAGGCGATAGAGAAGGCCGGATCCCTCGATACCGAAAAGGTCGTACAGCTTCTCAGGACCGAAGAGTTCCCCTCAGTGATGTCTCTCAGCGGAAAAGTCAAGTTTGAGCCCGGCGGACAGAACGTCTATGCACTCAGCGTCATCACACAGATAAAGGACCAGGACTACAAAACAGTCTTCCCGCTTAAGTACAAGAAGTCGGAGCCTGTATTCCCCATGACCCCGTGGGACAAACGCTAG
- the purS gene encoding phosphoribosylformylglycinamidine synthase subunit PurS produces the protein MIFQAEVLITPREGVLDTQGKAVEKTLTHLGYKGINEVRVGKIVRMQLDAPTKEEAVKDLESMCSDLLCNDLIETFNISVREKL, from the coding sequence ATGATCTTTCAGGCTGAAGTACTTATAACACCGCGCGAGGGTGTGCTGGACACGCAGGGCAAGGCAGTGGAGAAAACACTGACTCACCTGGGGTACAAGGGGATCAACGAGGTAAGGGTCGGCAAGATAGTAAGGATGCAGCTTGATGCGCCGACAAAGGAAGAGGCCGTTAAAGATCTCGAGTCCATGTGTTCAGACCTTCTCTGCAACGACCTGATCGAGACCTTTAATATTTCAGTAAGGGAAAAATTGTGA
- the purQ gene encoding phosphoribosylformylglycinamidine synthase subunit PurQ, with protein sequence MKTAVVVFPGSNCDRDVQRAVSESLNTAVDMVWHENDNFASGTDLVVLPGGFSYGDYLRSGAMAARSPIIKAVREHADRGGLVLGICNGFQILTETKMLPGALLPNTSLTFICRRCHVRVERTDNKFTAGLKEGDVMQFPIAHHEGLFFLPDDELKKLEEAGRVVFRYADPKTGRAGAEYAPNGALNGIAGICSEKGNILGLMPHPERATIPHLNGGTDGIRFWNSIAGAFKERGAC encoded by the coding sequence ATGAAAACTGCCGTCGTCGTCTTTCCCGGGAGCAATTGCGACAGAGATGTCCAGCGGGCTGTGAGCGAATCACTGAACACCGCTGTAGATATGGTATGGCATGAAAATGATAATTTTGCCTCCGGAACGGACCTTGTGGTACTGCCGGGTGGTTTTTCGTACGGAGACTATCTCCGTTCAGGGGCGATGGCAGCAAGGTCGCCGATCATAAAGGCCGTAAGGGAGCATGCGGACAGAGGCGGGCTGGTGCTGGGGATCTGCAACGGGTTCCAGATCCTGACCGAAACAAAAATGCTGCCGGGAGCCCTGCTTCCAAACACCTCCCTCACCTTTATATGCCGCAGATGTCATGTCCGGGTGGAACGTACAGACAACAAATTCACTGCGGGCCTGAAAGAGGGAGATGTCATGCAGTTTCCCATAGCCCACCACGAGGGGCTGTTTTTCCTTCCCGATGACGAGCTGAAAAAACTGGAAGAGGCAGGACGCGTGGTCTTCCGGTATGCAGACCCAAAGACAGGCAGGGCCGGAGCGGAATACGCACCTAACGGCGCATTGAACGGCATTGCAGGGATATGCAGTGAAAAAGGAAATATACTTGGACTGATGCCCCATCCCGAACGTGCAACGATCCCTCATCTTAACGGAGGTACGGACGGCATCAGGTTCTGGAATTCGATCGCAGGGGCTTTCAAAGAAAGAGGTGCATGCTGA
- the purL gene encoding phosphoribosylformylglycinamidine synthase subunit PurL codes for MDYKSAGLSDSEYKRINELLEREPNPLETQLIGVMWSEHCSYKSTKRLLKTYPSTGRYVLQGQGENAGVVDMGEGWGFAFKVESHNHPSAVAPFQGAATGVGGIIRDIIAMGARPTVSMDGLFFGDPSLKKTENLSKGIVEGIGAYGNAVGVPIVGGKTFYSPCYTDNPLVNAFSAGFVRLDKMASSQTAKSGDLAVLLGSKTGRDGIAGASFASRELDEDSKASKPQIQIGDPFEEKLLIECCMDLLDKDLIASMQDMGAAGILSSSSEIAHKSGCGIDITVEKIPLREKGMAPWEIFLSESQERMLLIVEEDKLDPVFALAAHYGLDCAVVGIMTDSHRYRVYENGELVADLPTSILGDTPEVIWPSSEPADIIQRGTINMSSLISKDPESDLLSLISCPNGRSKHNIWEQYDSMVQLHTIEGPGAPAAVVEVPQTERACLLTMEAEPNKCWTDPYMGASETMALSLRGLWVAGAEVLGMTNCLNFASPETPEKFYELEQCIKGLADTCRDLDCPVVSGNVSLYNETASGQIYPTPLVVTAGLLVNRNRRLESGNAQTGDILYVVGDICGSLGASRYQVMKNGRPLGKTVGPDHDKETAFRERAMKTASSGAASSGRAVAGGGLAIAIANEAIASDRGINVDISLSLSAEELLFSEGGARAIYAVPKEKANSFEKIWDGYACTKIGTVGGDKFEWKDMFSLDLSKLKKVFTEGGF; via the coding sequence ATGGACTACAAGAGCGCCGGTCTTTCCGACTCGGAATATAAACGCATTAACGAACTTCTTGAAAGAGAGCCCAACCCACTTGAAACACAGCTGATCGGGGTCATGTGGTCTGAACACTGCAGTTACAAGTCGACCAAGAGGCTCCTTAAGACTTACCCCTCGACCGGCAGATATGTGCTCCAGGGACAGGGAGAAAATGCCGGGGTAGTTGACATGGGCGAAGGCTGGGGATTTGCCTTTAAAGTTGAAAGTCACAACCATCCTTCAGCTGTTGCCCCGTTTCAGGGAGCCGCCACTGGGGTCGGCGGGATAATAAGGGACATAATAGCCATGGGAGCACGTCCGACGGTATCGATGGACGGACTCTTCTTCGGCGATCCTTCACTTAAAAAAACAGAAAATCTCTCCAAAGGAATAGTTGAGGGGATCGGAGCTTACGGGAACGCTGTCGGTGTGCCCATTGTCGGAGGAAAGACCTTCTACTCCCCCTGTTACACTGACAACCCTCTTGTAAACGCTTTCAGCGCAGGATTCGTCCGCCTTGACAAGATGGCAAGCTCGCAGACCGCGAAGAGCGGAGACCTTGCGGTGCTCCTGGGTTCCAAGACGGGACGCGACGGGATCGCAGGAGCTTCATTCGCCTCCCGTGAACTGGATGAGGACTCGAAGGCAAGCAAACCGCAGATACAGATCGGGGACCCGTTCGAGGAAAAACTCCTGATTGAATGCTGCATGGATCTTCTTGACAAAGACCTGATCGCATCGATGCAGGACATGGGAGCGGCGGGGATACTCTCCTCTTCAAGCGAGATAGCCCACAAGAGCGGGTGTGGCATAGACATTACCGTTGAAAAGATCCCCCTGAGGGAAAAGGGAATGGCTCCGTGGGAGATATTCCTCTCCGAGTCACAGGAGCGCATGCTTCTTATAGTTGAAGAGGACAAGCTTGATCCTGTCTTTGCACTGGCTGCTCATTACGGGCTGGACTGCGCTGTAGTCGGGATCATGACTGATTCGCACCGTTACAGGGTATATGAAAATGGAGAACTGGTGGCTGACCTTCCCACATCCATTCTGGGAGACACACCGGAAGTGATTTGGCCGTCGTCAGAGCCTGCGGATATTATTCAAAGAGGCACAATAAATATGTCTTCCTTGATCTCAAAGGATCCGGAGTCGGATCTCTTGTCCCTTATAAGCTGCCCTAACGGAAGAAGCAAGCATAATATATGGGAGCAGTATGACTCAATGGTCCAGCTGCATACCATCGAGGGACCGGGCGCGCCTGCAGCCGTTGTCGAAGTGCCGCAAACCGAAAGGGCATGCCTGCTTACTATGGAGGCTGAACCTAACAAATGCTGGACAGACCCCTACATGGGAGCTTCAGAGACGATGGCCCTTTCGCTCAGGGGACTCTGGGTAGCCGGGGCTGAAGTCCTTGGGATGACGAACTGTCTCAACTTCGCCTCACCCGAAACCCCGGAAAAATTCTACGAACTCGAGCAGTGCATCAAGGGGCTTGCGGATACGTGCAGGGATCTGGACTGTCCGGTAGTTTCAGGAAACGTGAGCCTTTACAACGAAACGGCAAGCGGACAGATCTACCCCACTCCCCTCGTCGTGACTGCGGGACTTCTTGTAAACAGAAACAGACGACTGGAATCAGGAAATGCACAAACCGGAGACATTCTCTACGTTGTCGGAGATATTTGCGGTTCACTGGGAGCCTCACGCTACCAGGTAATGAAAAATGGGAGACCTCTCGGTAAAACAGTCGGACCGGATCATGATAAGGAGACGGCTTTTAGGGAAAGGGCAATGAAAACTGCTTCTTCCGGAGCCGCATCTTCCGGACGCGCTGTTGCAGGCGGCGGTCTTGCTATTGCGATTGCAAACGAGGCGATAGCCTCAGACAGGGGCATAAATGTTGATATAAGCTTATCACTCTCGGCAGAAGAGCTTCTCTTCTCAGAAGGTGGTGCAAGAGCCATATATGCAGTCCCCAAAGAGAAAGCCAACTCTTTTGAAAAGATCTGGGACGGTTATGCCTGCACAAAGATCGGTACTGTCGGTGGAGATAAGTTTGAATGGAAAGATATGTTCAGCCTTGATCTCTCAAAGTTGAAAAAAGTTTTCACGGAGGGCGGCTTCTAA
- the purF gene encoding amidophosphoribosyltransferase has protein sequence MCGVFGAYSINGAPVLEDVYLGLCALQHRGQLSAGVAWIAEGNVNIKKGMGLVHEALDQSCLSKIDAYTAIGHVRYATAGSTRVDDCQPIGANYSQGPVAIAHNGNLTNAQGLSSYLENKGAIFHTSSDTETILQLMAHQPGVVQLEALERSLAKIQGAYSLAVLFEGCLIAARDPWGFRPLIIGQKNETIYVASESCALDILGAEIVRDVEPGEILVIDRRGMISRKLPVLPPKRCHCSFEYVYFARPDSVIDGRSVYRARKELGVKLADLDVPQNSVVTGMPDSGTLAALGFAQKAGLPFEMGIVRNRYVGRTFIQPTQLVRDIGVKIKLNPQRTAFMGREAVVIDDSLVRGTTAGRIISMIRESGAKKVHLRIASPPVCFPCYYGINTPSSDELAAAQMDIPSLCRKIGADSLEYLTCQQLRDAIGLPSSELCTACFDGSYLENEDYSDLLEV, from the coding sequence ATGTGCGGCGTTTTCGGCGCTTACAGCATTAACGGCGCCCCGGTGCTCGAGGATGTATATCTTGGTCTCTGCGCTCTGCAGCACAGAGGCCAGCTTTCTGCCGGAGTGGCATGGATCGCAGAGGGGAACGTAAACATCAAGAAGGGGATGGGGCTGGTCCACGAAGCTCTTGACCAGAGCTGCCTTTCAAAGATAGATGCATACACCGCCATAGGACATGTGAGATACGCCACTGCAGGAAGCACGAGAGTAGACGACTGTCAGCCGATAGGGGCGAACTACTCGCAGGGGCCTGTGGCTATCGCTCATAACGGCAACCTGACAAACGCCCAGGGGCTGAGCAGTTATCTTGAAAACAAGGGCGCAATATTCCACACATCATCCGATACGGAGACCATCCTTCAGCTTATGGCACACCAGCCCGGGGTAGTGCAGCTTGAAGCCCTTGAAAGATCCCTCGCAAAGATACAGGGGGCATACAGCCTTGCGGTCCTTTTCGAAGGATGCCTGATCGCGGCAAGGGACCCATGGGGCTTCAGGCCTCTGATCATAGGGCAGAAAAATGAGACTATATACGTCGCCTCGGAATCCTGCGCACTTGACATACTGGGGGCGGAGATAGTCCGTGACGTTGAACCCGGAGAGATCCTCGTGATCGACAGAAGGGGGATGATTTCGCGAAAACTCCCTGTCCTGCCGCCGAAAAGATGCCACTGCTCGTTCGAATACGTATATTTTGCACGGCCGGACAGCGTGATAGACGGCAGGTCAGTCTACAGGGCAAGGAAAGAGCTTGGCGTAAAACTCGCAGATCTGGATGTCCCCCAAAATTCTGTCGTGACGGGAATGCCCGACAGCGGAACACTGGCGGCTCTGGGATTCGCACAGAAGGCAGGACTCCCCTTCGAGATGGGTATAGTTAGGAACAGGTATGTAGGAAGGACATTCATACAGCCTACTCAGCTTGTCAGGGATATTGGGGTCAAGATCAAGCTCAACCCACAGCGTACGGCCTTCATGGGCCGGGAGGCCGTGGTCATCGACGACTCCCTTGTACGCGGGACTACGGCGGGCAGGATCATATCAATGATAAGGGAGAGCGGGGCAAAAAAAGTCCATCTGAGGATCGCGTCACCCCCTGTCTGCTTCCCCTGCTATTATGGGATAAACACTCCGAGTTCGGACGAACTTGCCGCTGCGCAGATGGACATCCCGTCCCTCTGCAGAAAGATCGGGGCCGATTCCCTTGAATACCTGACCTGTCAACAGCTCAGAGACGCAATAGGACTTCCGTCGTCGGAACTGTGTACGGCATGCTTTGACGGAAGTTATCTGGAAAACGAGGATTACTCTGATCTTCTGGAAGTCTGA
- a CDS encoding phosphoribosylaminoimidazolesuccinocarboxamide synthase, with protein MNKKDFIYEGKAKRLYTTDDPDIVIVEYKDSFTAFNGEKKATMSGKGQLNNKISSKLFGYLKSKGIGSHFIKQIDDIHQEVTRVSIVPLEVIVRNITTGSLCKRLGVKEGMRLPRPLVEFCYKNDELGDPLILEDHAILFGWATEEEIAKIKEISLKVNSVLTEYFAAKNIVLVDFKLEFGKDAKGELMLADEISPDTCRFWDSSTGDRLDKDRFRKDLGNVLGAYEEIWKRISE; from the coding sequence TTGAATAAAAAGGATTTTATCTATGAAGGCAAGGCAAAAAGGCTCTACACCACGGACGACCCGGATATTGTCATAGTAGAGTACAAAGACAGCTTCACGGCTTTCAACGGAGAGAAGAAGGCGACCATGAGCGGTAAGGGGCAGCTCAACAATAAGATCAGTTCAAAGCTCTTCGGATACCTTAAATCGAAGGGCATCGGGTCGCATTTCATAAAGCAGATAGACGATATCCATCAGGAAGTGACAAGAGTCTCGATCGTTCCCCTGGAAGTTATAGTGAGGAACATCACGACCGGTTCGCTCTGCAAAAGGCTCGGCGTGAAGGAAGGAATGAGGCTTCCACGTCCCCTAGTCGAGTTCTGCTACAAAAACGACGAACTGGGCGATCCGCTTATCCTGGAAGACCACGCTATCCTCTTCGGCTGGGCCACGGAGGAAGAGATAGCAAAGATAAAAGAGATATCACTGAAGGTCAATTCAGTGCTGACCGAATATTTTGCGGCTAAGAATATAGTGCTGGTAGACTTCAAGCTTGAGTTCGGCAAGGATGCAAAGGGTGAGCTGATGCTTGCCGACGAGATCTCACCGGACACCTGCCGTTTCTGGGACAGCTCGACCGGAGACCGTCTGGACAAGGACCGCTTCCGCAAGGACCTGGGAAACGTGCTTGGAGCATACGAAGAGATCTGGAAGAGGATATCTGAGTAA
- the purF gene encoding amidophosphoribosyltransferase produces MSGIFGAYSKSGRSVLEEVYLGLYALQHRGQECAGIAWSEGGRIEAAKGMGLLHNAIEQKCLTEKNAPCAIGHVRYTPLPGSQLHNVLPVGANYARGTVAVAHDGLITNLKELTSQLEKQGAIFQSSTDSEAIIHLMAHKSHMQPLDAFIDSLRKIKGSYAVIVLINGTLVAARDPWGFKPLVIGERDGNYYAASESCALDIVGAKLIRDVEPGEIAVIDERGIRNLRLNHECCRGMRCSFEYVYTARPDSIIDGRSVYEARKEMGRLLAEQAPCTAAEITAGMPDSGTIAAVGYAERSGIPFEMGVVRNRYVGRTFIRPTQKVRELGVKIKLNPISEVFDKKKAVVIDDSIVRGTTAERVVSMIRDSGASEVHLRIASPPVLHPCMYGIDTRKEETLAAVRMTIPELCRKVGADSLEYLSEDNLTKAIGLPDDQICTACFTGKYLDETDLKAGV; encoded by the coding sequence ATGAGCGGGATATTCGGGGCTTACAGCAAATCAGGCAGGTCCGTACTGGAGGAAGTTTACCTCGGATTATACGCCCTCCAGCACAGGGGACAGGAGTGCGCCGGCATTGCATGGAGCGAAGGCGGACGGATCGAAGCCGCAAAGGGCATGGGACTGCTTCACAATGCTATAGAACAGAAGTGCCTCACTGAGAAAAACGCGCCTTGCGCGATAGGTCATGTTCGTTATACCCCGCTGCCCGGTTCCCAGCTCCACAATGTTCTCCCGGTAGGTGCAAATTATGCAAGGGGCACGGTCGCTGTTGCACATGACGGCCTAATTACCAACCTTAAGGAACTTACATCGCAGCTTGAAAAACAGGGGGCCATCTTCCAGTCATCAACTGATTCGGAGGCCATCATCCACCTGATGGCGCACAAATCACACATGCAGCCGCTGGATGCATTTATTGACTCCCTCAGAAAAATTAAAGGGTCATATGCTGTTATTGTACTTATCAACGGCACACTGGTTGCAGCCCGCGACCCATGGGGGTTCAAGCCTCTTGTGATCGGGGAAAGGGACGGCAATTACTATGCGGCATCTGAATCATGCGCACTTGACATCGTCGGGGCAAAACTCATCCGCGACGTAGAACCCGGTGAGATAGCTGTTATCGACGAGAGAGGCATAAGGAACCTCCGGCTTAACCATGAGTGCTGCCGCGGCATGAGATGTTCTTTCGAGTACGTTTACACTGCCCGGCCCGACAGCATAATTGACGGAAGGTCCGTTTATGAGGCACGCAAAGAGATGGGAAGGCTTCTTGCTGAACAGGCGCCATGTACCGCTGCCGAGATAACCGCAGGCATGCCTGACAGCGGCACAATAGCGGCTGTGGGTTACGCCGAAAGATCCGGGATCCCGTTTGAAATGGGAGTCGTCAGGAACCGATATGTGGGAAGGACGTTCATCCGGCCTACACAGAAAGTCCGCGAACTCGGTGTTAAAATAAAACTGAATCCGATATCGGAAGTTTTCGACAAAAAGAAAGCAGTCGTGATCGATGATTCGATCGTCAGAGGGACCACTGCAGAGAGGGTAGTCTCGATGATAAGAGACTCAGGCGCATCCGAGGTACATCTCAGAATAGCCTCCCCTCCCGTTCTTCACCCATGCATGTACGGGATCGACACCAGAAAGGAAGAGACCCTTGCGGCTGTCAGGATGACTATTCCCGAACTCTGCAGAAAGGTCGGGGCGGACTCACTTGAATACCTGAGCGAAGATAATCTTACAAAGGCCATAGGCCTTCCGGATGATCAGATATGCACGGCCTGTTTCACGGGCAAATATCTTGACGAGACCGATCTGAAAGCGGGTGTGTGA
- the purM gene encoding phosphoribosylformylglycinamidine cyclo-ligase: MDKNLTYEKAGVSIEAGDLWVETIKEMLKQRPKDPNCVGGVGGFAGLYRIGGGKCIAACCDGVGTKLELAKETGIYRGLGQDLVAMNVNDLVTGGARPLFFLDYASCGKLDAGIFGEILEGILDACDESMCALLGGETAEMPDVYGEKGFDLAGFAVGMIDEDKIIDGKNVKEGDVLLGLRSSGAHSNGYSLVRKALGKDGLAAGLDTVPEGWGETIAEAVMKPTRLYVKPALAAVDTGTIHAMAHITGGGMYGNVIRVIPKGLDIDIDFSSWERPKIFGLIQSAGIEEDEMRKVFNLGIGYVFIVDPQEVRLIEGALSELGESPVKIGRVVKCASRA; this comes from the coding sequence TTGGATAAAAACCTCACTTACGAAAAGGCAGGCGTCAGCATAGAGGCCGGCGACCTATGGGTCGAGACAATAAAGGAAATGCTGAAGCAACGCCCCAAAGACCCAAACTGCGTAGGCGGCGTGGGAGGCTTTGCGGGACTCTACAGGATAGGCGGAGGAAAATGCATTGCCGCATGCTGTGACGGAGTAGGCACCAAACTCGAACTTGCAAAGGAGACCGGCATATACCGCGGCCTGGGTCAGGATCTTGTAGCCATGAACGTCAACGACCTCGTCACAGGAGGCGCAAGGCCCCTCTTCTTCCTGGATTACGCCTCATGCGGAAAGCTGGACGCAGGGATATTCGGTGAGATCCTAGAGGGCATACTCGACGCCTGCGATGAAAGCATGTGCGCACTGCTCGGCGGGGAGACGGCAGAGATGCCCGATGTTTACGGTGAAAAGGGATTTGATCTCGCAGGTTTTGCCGTAGGCATGATCGACGAGGACAAAATTATTGACGGGAAAAATGTTAAAGAGGGCGACGTGCTTCTGGGACTCAGAAGCTCCGGAGCCCACAGCAACGGCTACAGCCTTGTCAGGAAGGCACTTGGCAAAGACGGTCTGGCCGCCGGCCTTGACACGGTTCCGGAAGGCTGGGGCGAGACGATCGCCGAAGCAGTCATGAAACCGACCAGGCTTTATGTAAAGCCTGCTCTGGCAGCTGTCGACACCGGGACTATACACGCAATGGCTCACATAACCGGCGGGGGCATGTACGGGAATGTGATAAGGGTGATCCCCAAAGGACTCGACATAGATATCGACTTCAGCTCATGGGAACGCCCTAAAATTTTCGGTCTTATCCAGAGCGCTGGGATAGAAGAGGATGAAATGAGGAAAGTCTTCAACCTCGGTATCGGATATGTATTTATCGTCGACCCGCAAGAGGTACGTCTTATCGAAGGCGCTCTTTCCGAATTAGGCGAAAGCCCTGTGAAGATAGGAAGGGTAGTTAAGTGTGCCTCCCGCGCATAG